Proteins co-encoded in one Ictalurus furcatus strain D&B chromosome 9, Billie_1.0, whole genome shotgun sequence genomic window:
- the tyro3 gene encoding tyrosine-protein kinase receptor TYRO3 isoform X2 — MEIYLWVILVLLHFAKRVQGLKFTKNPANLTVTQGNTARLGCALEGLNEPEIVWMKDGVKLYSMDQMYITIDTHHWETYYSMKSVQQQNAGKYWCEVEHHGSIISSEPAWITVEGVPHFTLEPQDIATFPGAPFNLTCKAVGPPEPVLVLWWLGGVQEGDFRPSPSVLLVEGVNDSIKFYCEAKNAKGVSVSRTGTVYIKGPPDSPTNIQIHQVSENVTLMWSPGFTGYSNLSTCTIQMSKSSGRKVKLPDQQVTVPPFQHTVGGLNSHSNYSFRICCGNEVGSSPFSPWMDFQTPESVPSAAPKNLTFHLTEQQLTLTWAALEEEELNGRLLAYKVQWNVGGENQEPLLFKENFAHVSGRARFFNATFQVAACTVVGCGPLSLPVLIMPASAVQAQSSRGHMWVGLLFGLLVVTVLGLLLIVLVHRRSKESQFGSAFKSSGMESVVSFTAVRSFSRQGLELPEHMLDSLGINDDLKTKLRDVLIPERLLTLGHMLGKGEFGSVREAFLKMEDNSVQKVAVKVLKTDISTSSDIEQCLKEAANMKDFHHPNVIQLIGVSLHRRPQQRLPIPMVILPFMKHGDLHTFLLMSRLGDEPFTLSLKTLVQFMLDVARGMEYLGSKNIIHRDLAARNCMLNENMTVCVADFGLSKKIYSGDYYRQGSVSKLPVKWIALESLADNVYTTQSDVWAFGVTMWEIMARGQTPYPGVENSEVYEYLIKGERLKQPSDCPDDIYEIMHSCWSPVPKCRPSFQQLIAQLEGLWTKLSPAATKEPLLYVNLEDGDGEPDSGLGATADVLSTYESQWGVPWQCADMGDDEKDWLVVSSGAALAIGGDCRYIIGPCGSTERESRQSEDGPSEDIKDDEEDIIINV; from the exons ATGGAGATTTATCTGTGGGTGATACTCGTTCTTCTACACTTCGCTAAAAGAGTTCAAG GGTTAAAGTTTACCAAGAACCCAGCCAACCTCACGGTAACTCAAGGTAACACAGCCCGTCTAGGCTGTGCTCTTGAGGGCTTAAACGAGCCAGAGATTGTGTGGATGAAGGATGGAGTAAAACTGTACAGCATGGACCAGATGTACATCACTATAGACACACATCACTGGGAGACATATTACAG TATGAAATCAGTCCAGCAGCAGAATGCTGGGAAATACTGGTGTGAGGTTGAACATCATGGCAGCATCATCTCCTCTGAGCCAGCCTGGATCACAGTGGAAG GTGTACCCCACTTTACATTGGAACCCCAGGATATAGCCACATTTCCTGGTGCTCCTTTTAACCTGACGTGTAAAGCTGTTGGGCCTCCTGAACCAGTGCTGGTGCTCTGGTGGCTGGGGGGAGTACAAGAAGGAGATTTCAGGCCCTCCCCGTCTGTGCTCTTGGTAGAAG gtgtgaatgacaGCATAAAATTTTACTGTGAAGCCAAGAATGCTAAAGGTGTTTCTGTGTCTCGGACTGGCACTGTGTATATTAAAG GACCTCCTGACTCTCCTACGAATATACAGATTCACCAGGTGTCTGAGAATGTGACCCTCATGTGGAGCCCAGGGTTCACCGGCTATTCTAACTTGTCCACCTGCACCATTCAG ATGTCTAAGAGCTCTGGGAGAAAGGTAAAACTTCCTGACCAGCAAGTTACAGTGCCACCCTTCCAGCATACGGTTGGTGGACTCAACAGTCACTCCAATTATAGCTTCAGAATCTGCTGTGGTAATGAGGTTGGGTCCTCCCCTTTTTCTCCTTGGATGGACTTTCAGACTCCAGAATCAG TGCCCTCAGCAGCACCCAAGAATCTAACCTTTCACTTGACGGAGCAGCAGCTCACCCTGACCTGGGCAGCACTCGAAGAAGAAGAGCTGAATGGACGATTACTGGCCTATAAGGTGCAATGGAACGTGGGTGGAGAGAATCAG GAGCCATTACTGTTTAAGGAAAACTTTGCCCATGTCTCTGGAAGAGCCCGTTTCTTCAATGCCACTTTTCAAGTGGCTGCTTGTACAGTGGTAGGATGTGGGCCCTTGAGCCTGCCAGTGCTCATTATGCCAGCTTCAG CTGTGCAGGCTCAGTCTTCAAGGGGGCACATGTGGGTGGGTCTGCTCTTTGGATTACTGGTGGTCACCGTTCTGGGACTTCTGCTAATAGTCCTGGTGCACCGCAGAAGCAAAGAATCTCAGTTTGG ATCTGCATTCAAGTCATCAGGGATGGAATCTGTGGTGTCCTTCACTGCAGTAAGATCCTTTAGCAGACAGGGCTTGGAGCTCCCAGaacacatgt TGGACAGTCTGGGCATCAATGATGACTTGAAGACCAAGCTGCGGGATGTTCTCATCCCAGAAAGGCTTCTCACTTTAGGGCACATGCTAGGAAAAG GGGAGTTTGGTTCAGTGCGAGAGGCCTTTCTCAAGATGGAGGACAACTCCGTGCAGAAGGTGGCAGTGAAAGTACTgaaaa CTGATATCAGCACTTCAAGTGATATCGAGCAGTGCCTTAAAGAGGCTGCCAACATGAAGGATTTTCATCATCCCAATGTCATCCAGCTCATAG GTGTGAGCCTGCATAGACGACCCCAGCAGCGGTTACCTATTCCTATGGTGATCCTTCCCTTTATGAAACATGGTGACCTGCATACGTTCCTCCTTATGTCCCGTCTGGGGGACGAACCCTTT ACCCTGTCCTTAAAAACTCTTGTTCAGTTTATGCTGGATGTTGCTCGGGGAATGGAATATCTTGGCAGCAAAAACATCATCCACAGGGATTTAGCTGCTCGCAACTGCAT GTTGAATGAGAACATGACTGTATGCGTAGCAGACTTTGGGCTTTCCAAGAAGATCTACAGTGGTGATTATTACAGACAAGGGTCTGTCTCAAAGTTACCAGTGAAGTGGATTGCACTGGAAAGTTTGGCCGACAACGTTTATACAACGCAAAGTGATGTG TGGGCTTTTGGGGTGACCATGTGGGAGATTATGGCTCGAGGGCAGACTCCTTATCCTGGGGTGGAGAACTCAGAAGTCTATGAGTACCTCATCAAGGGTGAAAGGCTGAAACAGCCATCCGACTGTCCTGATGACAT CTACGAGATCATGCACAGCTGCTGGTCTCCTGTCCCTAAGTGCCGTCCCAGTTTCCAACAACTGATAGCTCAGTTAGAGGGTCTCTGGACTAAACTTTCTCCAGCAGCCACAAAAGAGCCACTGCTTTATGTGAACCTGGAAGATGGTGATGGGGAACCGGATTCCGGGCTTGGGGCTACTGCCGATGTGCTGAGCACTTACGAGTCGCAGTGGGGTGTGCCTTGGCAATGTGCAGATATGGGGGACGATGAAAAAGACTGGCTTGTGGTGTCCTCTGGGGCTGCGCTGGCTATCGGCGGTGACTGTCGCTACATTATTGGCCCATGTGGGtcgacagagagggagagtagACAGTCTGAGGATGGGCCCTCTGAGGATATcaaagatgatgaagaggataTTATCataaatgtgtga
- the tyro3 gene encoding tyrosine-protein kinase receptor TYRO3 isoform X1: MEIYLWVILVLLHFAKRVQGLKFTKNPANLTVTQGNTARLGCALEGLNEPEIVWMKDGVKLYSMDQMYITIDTHHWETYYSMKSVQQQNAGKYWCEVEHHGSIISSEPAWITVEGVPHFTLEPQDIATFPGAPFNLTCKAVGPPEPVLVLWWLGGVQEGDFRPSPSVLLVEGVNDSIKFYCEAKNAKGVSVSRTGTVYIKGPPDSPTNIQIHQVSENVTLMWSPGFTGYSNLSTCTIQMSKSSGRKVKLPDQQVTVPPFQHTVGGLNSHSNYSFRICCGNEVGSSPFSPWMDFQTPESVPSAAPKNLTFHLTEQQLTLTWAALEEEELNGRLLAYKVQWNVGGENQEPLLFKENFAHVSGRARFFNATFQVAACTVVGCGPLSLPVLIMPASAVQAQSSRGHMWVGLLFGLLVVTVLGLLLIVLVHRRSKESQFGRSAFKSSGMESVVSFTAVRSFSRQGLELPEHMLDSLGINDDLKTKLRDVLIPERLLTLGHMLGKGEFGSVREAFLKMEDNSVQKVAVKVLKTDISTSSDIEQCLKEAANMKDFHHPNVIQLIGVSLHRRPQQRLPIPMVILPFMKHGDLHTFLLMSRLGDEPFTLSLKTLVQFMLDVARGMEYLGSKNIIHRDLAARNCMLNENMTVCVADFGLSKKIYSGDYYRQGSVSKLPVKWIALESLADNVYTTQSDVWAFGVTMWEIMARGQTPYPGVENSEVYEYLIKGERLKQPSDCPDDIYEIMHSCWSPVPKCRPSFQQLIAQLEGLWTKLSPAATKEPLLYVNLEDGDGEPDSGLGATADVLSTYESQWGVPWQCADMGDDEKDWLVVSSGAALAIGGDCRYIIGPCGSTERESRQSEDGPSEDIKDDEEDIIINV; encoded by the exons ATGGAGATTTATCTGTGGGTGATACTCGTTCTTCTACACTTCGCTAAAAGAGTTCAAG GGTTAAAGTTTACCAAGAACCCAGCCAACCTCACGGTAACTCAAGGTAACACAGCCCGTCTAGGCTGTGCTCTTGAGGGCTTAAACGAGCCAGAGATTGTGTGGATGAAGGATGGAGTAAAACTGTACAGCATGGACCAGATGTACATCACTATAGACACACATCACTGGGAGACATATTACAG TATGAAATCAGTCCAGCAGCAGAATGCTGGGAAATACTGGTGTGAGGTTGAACATCATGGCAGCATCATCTCCTCTGAGCCAGCCTGGATCACAGTGGAAG GTGTACCCCACTTTACATTGGAACCCCAGGATATAGCCACATTTCCTGGTGCTCCTTTTAACCTGACGTGTAAAGCTGTTGGGCCTCCTGAACCAGTGCTGGTGCTCTGGTGGCTGGGGGGAGTACAAGAAGGAGATTTCAGGCCCTCCCCGTCTGTGCTCTTGGTAGAAG gtgtgaatgacaGCATAAAATTTTACTGTGAAGCCAAGAATGCTAAAGGTGTTTCTGTGTCTCGGACTGGCACTGTGTATATTAAAG GACCTCCTGACTCTCCTACGAATATACAGATTCACCAGGTGTCTGAGAATGTGACCCTCATGTGGAGCCCAGGGTTCACCGGCTATTCTAACTTGTCCACCTGCACCATTCAG ATGTCTAAGAGCTCTGGGAGAAAGGTAAAACTTCCTGACCAGCAAGTTACAGTGCCACCCTTCCAGCATACGGTTGGTGGACTCAACAGTCACTCCAATTATAGCTTCAGAATCTGCTGTGGTAATGAGGTTGGGTCCTCCCCTTTTTCTCCTTGGATGGACTTTCAGACTCCAGAATCAG TGCCCTCAGCAGCACCCAAGAATCTAACCTTTCACTTGACGGAGCAGCAGCTCACCCTGACCTGGGCAGCACTCGAAGAAGAAGAGCTGAATGGACGATTACTGGCCTATAAGGTGCAATGGAACGTGGGTGGAGAGAATCAG GAGCCATTACTGTTTAAGGAAAACTTTGCCCATGTCTCTGGAAGAGCCCGTTTCTTCAATGCCACTTTTCAAGTGGCTGCTTGTACAGTGGTAGGATGTGGGCCCTTGAGCCTGCCAGTGCTCATTATGCCAGCTTCAG CTGTGCAGGCTCAGTCTTCAAGGGGGCACATGTGGGTGGGTCTGCTCTTTGGATTACTGGTGGTCACCGTTCTGGGACTTCTGCTAATAGTCCTGGTGCACCGCAGAAGCAAAGAATCTCAGTTTGG CAGATCTGCATTCAAGTCATCAGGGATGGAATCTGTGGTGTCCTTCACTGCAGTAAGATCCTTTAGCAGACAGGGCTTGGAGCTCCCAGaacacatgt TGGACAGTCTGGGCATCAATGATGACTTGAAGACCAAGCTGCGGGATGTTCTCATCCCAGAAAGGCTTCTCACTTTAGGGCACATGCTAGGAAAAG GGGAGTTTGGTTCAGTGCGAGAGGCCTTTCTCAAGATGGAGGACAACTCCGTGCAGAAGGTGGCAGTGAAAGTACTgaaaa CTGATATCAGCACTTCAAGTGATATCGAGCAGTGCCTTAAAGAGGCTGCCAACATGAAGGATTTTCATCATCCCAATGTCATCCAGCTCATAG GTGTGAGCCTGCATAGACGACCCCAGCAGCGGTTACCTATTCCTATGGTGATCCTTCCCTTTATGAAACATGGTGACCTGCATACGTTCCTCCTTATGTCCCGTCTGGGGGACGAACCCTTT ACCCTGTCCTTAAAAACTCTTGTTCAGTTTATGCTGGATGTTGCTCGGGGAATGGAATATCTTGGCAGCAAAAACATCATCCACAGGGATTTAGCTGCTCGCAACTGCAT GTTGAATGAGAACATGACTGTATGCGTAGCAGACTTTGGGCTTTCCAAGAAGATCTACAGTGGTGATTATTACAGACAAGGGTCTGTCTCAAAGTTACCAGTGAAGTGGATTGCACTGGAAAGTTTGGCCGACAACGTTTATACAACGCAAAGTGATGTG TGGGCTTTTGGGGTGACCATGTGGGAGATTATGGCTCGAGGGCAGACTCCTTATCCTGGGGTGGAGAACTCAGAAGTCTATGAGTACCTCATCAAGGGTGAAAGGCTGAAACAGCCATCCGACTGTCCTGATGACAT CTACGAGATCATGCACAGCTGCTGGTCTCCTGTCCCTAAGTGCCGTCCCAGTTTCCAACAACTGATAGCTCAGTTAGAGGGTCTCTGGACTAAACTTTCTCCAGCAGCCACAAAAGAGCCACTGCTTTATGTGAACCTGGAAGATGGTGATGGGGAACCGGATTCCGGGCTTGGGGCTACTGCCGATGTGCTGAGCACTTACGAGTCGCAGTGGGGTGTGCCTTGGCAATGTGCAGATATGGGGGACGATGAAAAAGACTGGCTTGTGGTGTCCTCTGGGGCTGCGCTGGCTATCGGCGGTGACTGTCGCTACATTATTGGCCCATGTGGGtcgacagagagggagagtagACAGTCTGAGGATGGGCCCTCTGAGGATATcaaagatgatgaagaggataTTATCataaatgtgtga